The Streptomyces sp. 11x1 genomic sequence GCGCACCCGCCGATGACGACGCCCGCCACCCACCGGTCGGCCGAGGAGAGCACCGGCACGCCCACGGGCTCGCCCGCCGGCTGCCGGCGCAGCGCCCGCACGGCGAAGACGGCGAGGACGACCGCCGCGACGGCGGAGCCGCCGTACTGGAGGTACCAGTAGAGCGGCGAGCCCGCGATCTCCTCGCCGAGGACGGGGAAGAGCCGCATCCCCCACCGGTCGAGATGCGTGAACGCGTCCCACACCACATGGCTCAGCGAACCGAGGGCGGCCGAGACGTACCACCACAGCGCGACCGAGGGGCTGAACCGCCGCGCCCCCGTCCCGCACCGCACCAGCGCGGCCACTCTCCCCTGCCGCCCTCTCGGCAACAGCGCCACCAGCGGCTCCCGGAGCACCAGCCACAGCCCGACCAGCGCCCAGGTGACGAGAATGTCGACGGTGAAGACCCCGGTGAAGGAGTGCGTGACATCGCCGAACTCCATGGCCTCGGGCAGCACACTCGCCGCGTAGTAGGTCATGTCGGGCGCGAACGAACCGGCCACGAGCACCGAGGGCACCAGGGGCCAGCGCCCGGTCCCGTTCCCCCGCAGGGCGGGCAGTACGGCGGCCGCGTGGCTGAGCGTGAAGGGCAAGTCGTCCCCCTGTGACGGACTTTGGCCGGACGGATCGACCGGCGATGACCGGTCGCCAGTATGCGTGAAGGGGGGCGGCCCTCCGGAAAGACGCCCACCGACAGAAAGCCGATAAGGCCAATAGGTGAATACCGGGCACGAACGGGTGTCCGGGCGACGGAAGTTGTCGTAGGGTCGCCTGGGCCGTCGTGCCGGTCGGCGCGGTGGTCACCGGAGTTCTGGAAAAAGGAATGCCGGAAGAGCGCAACCAAGACCGGAACTCCGGAGTCGGTGTACCTGGGCGGGGAAGCCGGTCCGGCGAAACCGGGAGAAATGCCCGAGACATCACGAGACGGGAAGAACGCCGAGGCGTTCGGTCACCGGGAGGGGTTCACTCAATGGCGGCGCAGTTCGGTTTGAGGCTCCGCAAGGGGGCGGCCACGACCGCCCTGGCCGCGGCCACGGTAGCGGCGCTCGCCGCCTCCCAGGCCCCGGGAGTGACCACCGACAGCGCGGGCAGACAGACCACGGGTTCGCCCTCCCCGGAGATGAGCACCCAGGCCGACGAGACGGCCACCGGCAACTCGCGGTACTACACGGACCTTCCGCCTCTCGACAGCCCCACCCCGACGACGGGTCCGGGCGACACCTCCGGCACCGCCGGCGGCAGCGAGAGCGGCATACCCGCGACCGTCCTCGACGCCTACAAGAAGGCCGAGGCGTCCCTGCGCGCGTCCAAGCCCGGCTGCAACCTGCCCTGGCAACTCCTCGCCGCCATCGGCAAGGTCGAGTCCGGACAGGCGCGGGGCGGCCGTGTCGACACCGAGGGCACGACGATCGGCAAGATCCTCGGCCCCCAGCTCAACGGCAACGGCTTCGCGAACATCAGCGACACCGACAACGGCGTCTACGACGACGACAGCACGCACGACCGCGCGGTCGGCCCCATGCAGTTCATCCCCTCCACCTGGGAGTGGGCGGGTCGCGACGGCAACGACGACGGTGCCGAGGACCCCAACAACATCTACGACGCCGCCCTCTCCGCCGGCCACTACCTGTGCCGCTTCGACTGGGACCTGTCGAACGACGCCAACCTGCGCAGCGCGATCCTCAGCTACAACAACTCGACGGAGTACTACAACACCGTCATGAGGTGGCTGGAGCACTACCGCAAGGGCACGCACGAGATCCCGGACGGCACCGGCTCCCTGCCGCAGACGCCGAGCGGCGGCAACGGCAACAACACCGGCGGCCGCAACGGCGGCGGCTCCACGACGAGCCCCAGCCCCAAGCCGTCCAAGCCGTCCAAGCCGTCCAAGCCGGGGAAGCCCGGCACCGGCGAGCCGGGTGGTGGCGGCAGCAGCACCCCGAAGCCGCCCACCACCACACCGCCGGGCACACCCACGGACTCGGTGCACCACCTGGAGAACGCGGGCGCGTCGAACCTCACGGCCATGGCGGGGGACACCTTCACCGGCAGGCTCGCCACCCGCACCGAGACCAAGGCCGGCAAGGCCGTCGCGAAGGTCCGGGTCCGGTTCACCGTCGTCGGCGGCACCGACACCACGTTCACCGGCGGTGAGAAGGTGGCCACCGTCATCACCGACAGCACGGGCAAGGCCACCGCCCCCGCGCTCGTGGCCGGCGAGAAGACCGGCACCGTCACCGTCCGGGCCACCGTCGTGGGCCGCTCCGTGACAGCCCTCGACCACAAGGTCACCGTCACCGCCCGCCGGGCCGACGCCCTCGCCCGCACCGGCACCACCGCGCTGACCTGCGTGCCGAACGGCGAGTTCGCCGAGCAGATCGAACTCAAGGCCACCTACAGGGGAGAGGTCGCCGACAAGGTCGCCGTCAGGGCGACCCTGATCAAGTCCCTCCTCGACACCACCGTGAACGACAAGGGCCCCTCCTTCGACAAGGACGCCGCGGGCAACCCCATCCGCACCCTGACCGGCCTGGAGACCGACGCCGACGGTGCTCTCAAGCTCCCGAAGCTCTACTCCGACGACGCCACCGGCACGTTCCTGCTGCGCATCGAGACCGAGGGCGGCGCCACCCTCACGCTCGAACTGAAGGTGGAGGACCCGGCCGAGCCGACCGAGCCGACAGAGCCGACCGAGCCGGCCGAACCCACGGAGACGACGGACGCGACGGAGCCGGCGACGCCGAGCCCCAGCGCGTCCTAGACACGAGTCCTGGACCTCTCGGCCGGTCCGTACGGCCACGGCGGCGCCCCTCCTCCACGAGGGGCGCCGCCGTCGTCCGTGCGCGACGTGTTCTCATCTGGCGCGCCCGTTGCTACCGTGCCGGACCTGACGACCTATCAGTTCCCTTCATGGGGCCCGTAGTCGGGAGGTCCGTATGCGCGCCCTGATCGCCGCCGCGAGCGGTCTCGCCCTCGCTCTCGCCCTGGTGTTCACGCTCACCGCACTGGGCTCACCGACGGGGAAGACGTCACCGAAGCCGCTGCTGACGACGGTCCCCGCACATCCGTGACCGCCAGGGAGGGAGACCCGAGATGCGCCGTAGGGCCGGTCTGATCCTGCTCGCGCTCGCCGTGTTCTTCACCGCGCTGTCCCCACTGCTGCGCTGGTACGCCTTCCCGAACCTGGCCAAGATCCCGGCGAACCAGTACCAGGACATGGTCCTGGAGGCCAAGGACGCCACCCTCCTCGACTACGGCACGATGACCGCCCGCACGGTCCCGAAGGTCACCATCGTGCAGACCCTCAAGGGCAACGTGGAGGCCTCCGAGGAGATCGAGAAGAGCACCGACCGGGACGTCGTCGTCTGGGACGGCCTGTCGTACGTCCAGGGCCCCGACGGCGAGATGGTCTCCCGCATCCCCGAGCGCTACATCTTCGACGCCCACACCCAGGAACCCGTCCACGCCAAGGGCGAGATGGTCGACGGCGACCCCGTGCGGCGCCGGGGCCTGGAGTTCAAGTGGCCCTTCCTCACCGAGAAGCGGGACTACGAGTACTTCGACGCCCAGGCCCGGATCACCGCCCCCATCCACTACAAGGGCACCCAGGACTTCCGCGGTGTCGAGGTCTACTACTTCGAACAGACCATCCCCTGGACCGAGGTCCCCTTCCCCCGCACCATGCCCGTGGAAGGCATCACCCGGGAGACGGTCGCACAGACGGGCACGACCCGCTGGTACACCACGGTCCGCAAGTTCTGGGTGGAACCCGTCACCGGAGCCCCCGTCTACGGCGAGGAGATCCACAAGGAGGAACTGCGCGGCGGCACGCTCCTCGGCGACCGCGAGAAGGTGACCGCCTTCGCCGGGCACGTGAAGATGCGCGAGGACTACATCGAGCACACGGTCGACCTGGTCGAGTCCCAGCGCCTCCTCGTCCTCCTCATGACCTCCTACCTCCCCTGGGGCTTCCTGGGCCTAGGCCTGCTGCTCCTCGCCCTCTCCCTCTACGTCGAGGCCCACGGCCGAAGGCCCGGCGAACCGGAGTCCGCGAGGCCCCCGGCGTCCGAGCCGGTCAACGCCTGAGCCGCGCGTTGGTGAACCGGGTGGGCTCGGCCGTCGCCGGGTCCTCCGGCCACGGATGCTTGGGATAACGGCCCCGCAGCTCCGCCCGTACGGCCCGGTACCCGTCCCGCCAGAACGAGGCGAGATCGGCGGTGACGGCGGCGGGCCGCCCGGCGGGGGACAGCAGATGCACCAGCACCGGAACCCCGGCCAGCACGGGCGACTCCCGCAGCCCGAACATCTCCTGCAACTTCACCGCCAGCACCGGCTGTTCGGGCCGCGAGTAGTCGACCCGGATCCGGGACCCGCTCGGCACTTCGATCCGCTCGGGCGCCAGCTCGTCCAGCCGTACGGCGTCCCCCGCGGCCCACGGCAGCAGCCGCCTCAGCCCCTGCCCGGCATCGATCCGCCCGAGGCCGGCCCGCCGCCGGGCCCGGCTCAACTCGGGCTCCAGCCACTCCTGCACGCGCGCGTGCAGGGCACTGTCGGACACGTCGGGCCAGGGTTCACCGAGCCGCCCCCTCAGGAACGCCAGCCGCTCCCGCAGCCGCGCCGCGTCCTCGGACCACCGCAACAGCCCGAACCCCTCGTCCCGCAGCCCCTCCAGCAACGCCTCCCGCACGCGCGCGGGCGCCGCCTCCCGCAACGGCCGCGCCGCCAGCTCCACGGCCCCCAGTCGCTCCACCCGGCGAGCCACCACATCCCCGTCCCGCCACGCGACCTCCTCGTCCCGCCGGTACAGACCCCCGGCCGCCTCCCGGGCGACCCGCTCGTCGATCGCGACCCCGAGCCGCACGCGCGCGTGCCCGCCGCCCACCGCCCGGTCGGCGACGGCCACGGCGATCCAGGGCCCCTCTCGCAACCCGGACCCCTCCGGCACCTCGGCCCGGGTCCCGGACACCATGAGGAACGCCCCACCGTCACGTCGAGCCACCCGCTCCGGGAACGCCAGGGCGGCCACCACCCCGACGCCGTGATCGCCCCCGGCACCCACGGCCGTCCCACCGTTCGCGGCGTCGCCGCGCGGCTCACCCGGTGGGGAGTCGGGCGCGTGCGGCGACGCGGTCCGCAGGCGCCGGGCCTCCGCGCGCCAGCGGGCCGCGTAGGCGTCGCCCCCGCGCCGGGCGCGCAGCAACGCGGCGGCCAGGTCGTCGCCGTACTCCCGCGGCGGCTCCTCGCTCAGCAGCGCCACGACCTCCGCCGCGAGCTCGGCGCCCACCAGCGGCGTCGCGTCGAGGAGGGCCCGGGCCAGCCGGGGATGCAGGCCCAGACGGGACATGCGTACACCCCTTTCCGTGGCGTGACCGGCGGAGCCGACCGCCCCGATCGCCGAGAGCACGCCGCGCGCCGCCGCCATCGCCCCGCTCGGCGGCGGGTCCAGCAACGCGAGCCCCGTCGCCTCCGCATCACCCCAGCAGGCCGCCTGCAACGCGAACGCCGTCAGGTCGGCCACCTTGATCTCCGGCGCGGGGAAACGCGGCAGACGGGCGTCCTCGGCCTCCGCCCAGCACCGGTAGACGACCCCCGGGGCCTCGCGCCCCGCCCGCCCGGCCCGCTGCCGCCCGGCCGCCCGTGAGGCCCGCAGCGTCGTCAGCGCGCCGAGCCCGCGCGCGTGGTCGACCCGCGGCTCCCGCGCGAGCCCCGAGTCCACGACCACCCGCACACCGGGCACCGTCAGCGAGGACTCCGCGACCGACGTCGCCAGGACCACCCGCCGCCGCTCCCCGCCCGCCAGCACCGCGTCCTGCACCGCGGCCGGCGCCCGACCGTGCACCTGGAGCACGTCCACGTCACCGAGCCCGCCCAACTGCCCCGCCACGCGCGCGATCTCGCCCACGCCCGGCAGGAAACACAGGACGTCACCCTCCCGTTCGGTCAGCGCCCGCCGCACCACCGACGCGACATGCGTCAGCGCCGCCGGGTCCACCCGCATCCCGTGCGGCGGCCGTACCGGACGGGCCGGCGGCGCCCACACCACCTCCACCGGATACGCCACGCCCTCGGCGGCGACCACCGGCGCCCCGCCCAGCAGCCGCGCCCAGCCCTCCGCGTCGGTCGTCGCCGACGCCGCCACCAGCCGCAGCTCGGGCCGCAGCGCCGCCCGCACGTCCAGCAGGAACGCCGCGACCGTGTCCGCGTCCAGATGTCGTTCGTGGCACTCGTCGAGCACGACGACGTCGACGTTCGGCAACTCCTGGTCCCGCTGCAGCCGTTGCAGCAGGACACCGGTCGTGACGACCTCCACGCGCGCGCGTGGGCCCACGACCCGCTCGCCGCGCACGGTGTACCCGACGCTGTCGCCGACCTTCTCGCCCAGCAGCCACGCCATCCGGCGGGCCGCCGCCCGCGCCGCGATCCGCCGGGGCTCGGCGACGACCACCCGACGCGCCGGCCGTCCGCCGCCGTTCAGCAGCCCCGCCAGGGCCAGCGGCACCAGCGTCGTCTTCCCGGTGCCGGGCGGCGCCACGAGGACGGCGGTGCCGTGCCCCTCCAGGGCCTCCTCCAGAGCGGGCAGGGCGGCGCGCACGGGCAGCGCGTCCAGGGCGTCGTCACGGATCACGCCCCCAGTGTGTCGCGTGCCCGGGTCAGTCCCGCTCGCACACGAAGATCGCCGTCCCCGGGATCAGGTTGCCGCGCAGCGGGGACCAGCCTCCCCACTCGGAGGAGTTCCAGGCGGGCCACTCCGGCTCGACCAGATCGACCAGCCGGAAGTCCGCGGCCACGACGTCCCGGACACGGTCGCCGATCGTGCGGTGGTGCTCCACGTACACCGCCCGCCCCCGCTCGTCCTGCTCGACGTACGGCGTGCGGTCGAAGTAGGAGCCGGAGACGGACAGACCGTCGGGGCCGGGCTCGTCGGGGAAGGCCCAGCGGATCGGATGGGTCACCGAGAAGACGAAACGGCCCTCGGGGCGCAGGACCCGGCGGACCTCCCGCAGCACCCCCACCGGGTCGGCGACGAAGGGCAGCGCCCCGTACGCCGAGCACGCCAGGTCGAAGGAGGCGTCCGCGAAGGGCAGATCGCCGGCGTCGGCGCACACCAGGGGGAACGAGCTCCCGATGCGCAGCGCGTGCTGCAGCTGGCGGTGGGAGAGGTCCAGGGCCACCGGACGGGCCCCCTGGGCGGCCAGCCAGCGCGCGCACTGCGCGGCACCGGCGCCGATCTCCAGGACGTCCTTGCCCTTCAGCTCCTCGGGCGGCCCCAGCAGCTCCGCCTCCACCTCGTCGAGCCCCTCCGGGCCCCACACGAAACGGTCGTCGCCGAGGAACGTGCCGTGCTCGACCTGGTAGTCGTCGGCGTTCCGGTCCCACCAGCCCCGGTTGGCCCGGGAACTCTCCGTCACCCCGGCGTCGCGGCGGGTGGCCTCCGGTTCGTCCGCCTCGGACGTCCCGCCGGCCCCGTGGGCCGCGTCGGCTTCGTGGACTTCGGGCTCTTGGATGATCGGCTCCCTCGTCGTACTCTTCCGTAACCTGCGTGCGACCCGCTCCGGTGGTGACACGAAAGGGGTCTCCCAGGCCTGCGTGGCCTCAAGGGACAGGTTTTGTGCCGGGTATGCGGCGTTCCGCCCCGGGTGTGCGCCTTCGCGCATTGACCGTGCCTGGCTGCCCCCGTATGCTACAAGTTGCGCTGCGGGCCTGCGCACCTCAGACGTAGCAGGCTGCGCTCGCATCTGTCGTATGTCCCCTCGGTTTTCGAGGCGCCATTGGCTTTTCGTCATGTGGTGCTTCCTTGGCTGTCCGGCTTCTTCAGAGCGATACGGGCTCCCGGCGTAGCAGTACCTACGACTTCAATGTCCGTACCGGAGCCCTTTCCCACATGACGAGCAGCACCGAGACCACCGCCACCACCCCGCAGGTTGCGGTCAACGACATCGGTAACGAGGAAGCCTTCCTCGCCGCGATCGACGAGACGATCAAGTACTTCAACGACGGCGACATCGTCGACGGCGTCATCGTGAAGGTCGACCGGGACGAGGTCCTGCTCGACATCGGTTACAAGACCGAAGGTGTCATCCCGAGCCGCGAGCTGTCGATCAAGCACGACGTCGACCCCAACGAGGTCGTCGCCGTCGGTGACGAGATCGAAGCCCTTGTTCTCCAGAAGGAGGACAAGGAAGGCCGCCTGATCCTCTCGAAGAAGCGCGCCCAGTACGAGCGTGCCTGGGGCACCATCGAGAAGATCAAGGAAGAGGACGGCATCGTCACCGGTACCGTCATCGAGGTCGTCAAGGGTGGTCTCATCCTCGACATCGGCCTCCGTGGCTTCCTGCCGGCCTCCCTCGTCGAGATGCGTCGTGTCCGCGACCTCCAGCCCTACGTGGGCAAGGAGCTCGAGGCGAAGATCATCGAGCTGGACAAGAACCGCAACAACGTGGTCCTGTCCCGCCGTGCCTGGCTGGAGCAGACCCAGTCCGAGGTCCGCCAGACGTTCCTCACGACCCTCCAGAAGGGTCAGGTCCGCTCCGGCGTGGTCTCCTCGATCGTCAACTTCGGTGCCTTCGTGGACCTGGGTGGCGTCGACGGTCTGGTCCACGTCTCCGAGCTGTCCTGGAAGCACATCGACCACCCCTCCGAGGTCGTCGAGGTCGGCCAGGAGGTCACGGTCGAGGTCCTCGACGTCGACATGGACCGCGAGCGCGTCTCCCTGTCGCTGAAGGCGACCCAGGAAGACCCGTGGCAGCAGTTCGCCCGGACCCACCAGATCGGCCAGGTCGTGCCCGGCAAGGTCACGAAGCTGGTTCCGTTCGGTGCGTTCGTCCGCGTGGACGAGGGCATCGAGGGTCTGGTCCACATCTCCGAGCTGGCCGAGCGCCACGTGGAGATCCCGGAGCAGGTCGTCCAGGTCAACGACGAGATCTTCGTCAAGGTCATCGACATCGACCTGGAGCGGCGCCGGATCTCGCTGTCCCTCAAGCAGGCCAACGAGTCCTTCGGTTCGGACCCGGCCTCGGTCGAGTTCGACCCGACCCTGTACGGCATGGCCGCGTCCTACGACGACCAGGGCAACTACATCTACCCCGAGGGCTTCGACCCCGAGACCAACGACTGGCTCGAGGGCTACGAGACCCAGCGCGAGGCTTGGGAGGGCCAGTACGCCGAGGCGCAGCAGCGCTTCGAGCAGCACCAGGCCCAGGTCATCAAGTCCCGCGAGGCCGACGCCGCTGCCGCGGCCGAGGGCGGCGACGCCGCGGGTGCGGCTCCGGCCGCGGGTGGTGGCTCCTACTCCTCCGAGGGTGCGGACACCTCCGGCGCGCTCGCCTCGGACGAGGCCCTCGCCGCGCTCCGCGAGAAGCTGGCCGGTGGCCAGAGCTGAACGCACACGGCTGAGCGATAGCCGATAACACCTCGGGCCCGCATCCCTCCGGATGCGGGCCCGAAGTGTGTCCCGGGCGGGCCGTGTTCGCGGCGCGTTCCGGGAATGCCCGGACCCGCTCCCGCGTTGTCGACTACGAACACGAGGAGGAGCGTTCACAGTGCTTGATCCGCAGGGTTTGTACGCATGGGAGCCGAACGGCCTGGCAGTCGTCGACATGGCGCTCGCCCAGGAGTCGGCGGGACTTGTCATGCTCTACCACTTCGACGGATACATCGACGCAGGTGAGACGGGCGACCAGATCGTCGAACGGCTCCTTGGCTCAACTCCCCACCAGGTGGTGGCCCGCTTCGACCACGACCGGCTCGTGGACTACCGGGCTCGCCGCCCGCTGCTGACGTTCAAGCGCGACCGCTGGACCGACTACGAGGTGCCGGCCCTGGAGGTGCGGCTCGTCCAGG encodes the following:
- a CDS encoding DUF4184 family protein; translation: MPFTLSHAAAVLPALRGNGTGRWPLVPSVLVAGSFAPDMTYYAASVLPEAMEFGDVTHSFTGVFTVDILVTWALVGLWLVLREPLVALLPRGRQGRVAALVRCGTGARRFSPSVALWWYVSAALGSLSHVVWDAFTHLDRWGMRLFPVLGEEIAGSPLYWYLQYGGSAVAAVVLAVFAVRALRRQPAGEPVGVPVLSSADRWVAGVVIGGCALVAAVQRVARWWAYWGSVAKPYEVIPTLCFGAGAGLVVGVVLYGVGVRARRPAPAVAAPAADAEAATDSPVHR
- a CDS encoding lytic murein transglycosylase; this encodes MAAQFGLRLRKGAATTALAAATVAALAASQAPGVTTDSAGRQTTGSPSPEMSTQADETATGNSRYYTDLPPLDSPTPTTGPGDTSGTAGGSESGIPATVLDAYKKAEASLRASKPGCNLPWQLLAAIGKVESGQARGGRVDTEGTTIGKILGPQLNGNGFANISDTDNGVYDDDSTHDRAVGPMQFIPSTWEWAGRDGNDDGAEDPNNIYDAALSAGHYLCRFDWDLSNDANLRSAILSYNNSTEYYNTVMRWLEHYRKGTHEIPDGTGSLPQTPSGGNGNNTGGRNGGGSTTSPSPKPSKPSKPSKPGKPGTGEPGGGGSSTPKPPTTTPPGTPTDSVHHLENAGASNLTAMAGDTFTGRLATRTETKAGKAVAKVRVRFTVVGGTDTTFTGGEKVATVITDSTGKATAPALVAGEKTGTVTVRATVVGRSVTALDHKVTVTARRADALARTGTTALTCVPNGEFAEQIELKATYRGEVADKVAVRATLIKSLLDTTVNDKGPSFDKDAAGNPIRTLTGLETDADGALKLPKLYSDDATGTFLLRIETEGGATLTLELKVEDPAEPTEPTEPTEPAEPTETTDATEPATPSPSAS
- a CDS encoding SPW_0924 family protein, with the translated sequence MRALIAAASGLALALALVFTLTALGSPTGKTSPKPLLTTVPAHP
- a CDS encoding DUF3068 domain-containing protein, which gives rise to MRRRAGLILLALAVFFTALSPLLRWYAFPNLAKIPANQYQDMVLEAKDATLLDYGTMTARTVPKVTIVQTLKGNVEASEEIEKSTDRDVVVWDGLSYVQGPDGEMVSRIPERYIFDAHTQEPVHAKGEMVDGDPVRRRGLEFKWPFLTEKRDYEYFDAQARITAPIHYKGTQDFRGVEVYYFEQTIPWTEVPFPRTMPVEGITRETVAQTGTTRWYTTVRKFWVEPVTGAPVYGEEIHKEELRGGTLLGDREKVTAFAGHVKMREDYIEHTVDLVESQRLLVLLMTSYLPWGFLGLGLLLLALSLYVEAHGRRPGEPESARPPASEPVNA
- the hrpB gene encoding ATP-dependent helicase HrpB — its product is MIRDDALDALPVRAALPALEEALEGHGTAVLVAPPGTGKTTLVPLALAGLLNGGGRPARRVVVAEPRRIAARAAARRMAWLLGEKVGDSVGYTVRGERVVGPRARVEVVTTGVLLQRLQRDQELPNVDVVVLDECHERHLDADTVAAFLLDVRAALRPELRLVAASATTDAEGWARLLGGAPVVAAEGVAYPVEVVWAPPARPVRPPHGMRVDPAALTHVASVVRRALTEREGDVLCFLPGVGEIARVAGQLGGLGDVDVLQVHGRAPAAVQDAVLAGGERRRVVLATSVAESSLTVPGVRVVVDSGLAREPRVDHARGLGALTTLRASRAAGRQRAGRAGREAPGVVYRCWAEAEDARLPRFPAPEIKVADLTAFALQAACWGDAEATGLALLDPPPSGAMAAARGVLSAIGAVGSAGHATERGVRMSRLGLHPRLARALLDATPLVGAELAAEVVALLSEEPPREYGDDLAAALLRARRGGDAYAARWRAEARRLRTASPHAPDSPPGEPRGDAANGGTAVGAGGDHGVGVVAALAFPERVARRDGGAFLMVSGTRAEVPEGSGLREGPWIAVAVADRAVGGGHARVRLGVAIDERVAREAAGGLYRRDEEVAWRDGDVVARRVERLGAVELAARPLREAAPARVREALLEGLRDEGFGLLRWSEDAARLRERLAFLRGRLGEPWPDVSDSALHARVQEWLEPELSRARRRAGLGRIDAGQGLRRLLPWAAGDAVRLDELAPERIEVPSGSRIRVDYSRPEQPVLAVKLQEMFGLRESPVLAGVPVLVHLLSPAGRPAAVTADLASFWRDGYRAVRAELRGRYPKHPWPEDPATAEPTRFTNARLRR
- a CDS encoding class I SAM-dependent methyltransferase, with the protein product MREGAHPGRNAAYPAQNLSLEATQAWETPFVSPPERVARRLRKSTTREPIIQEPEVHEADAAHGAGGTSEADEPEATRRDAGVTESSRANRGWWDRNADDYQVEHGTFLGDDRFVWGPEGLDEVEAELLGPPEELKGKDVLEIGAGAAQCARWLAAQGARPVALDLSHRQLQHALRIGSSFPLVCADAGDLPFADASFDLACSAYGALPFVADPVGVLREVRRVLRPEGRFVFSVTHPIRWAFPDEPGPDGLSVSGSYFDRTPYVEQDERGRAVYVEHHRTIGDRVRDVVAADFRLVDLVEPEWPAWNSSEWGGWSPLRGNLIPGTAIFVCERD
- the rpsA gene encoding 30S ribosomal protein S1; protein product: MTSSTETTATTPQVAVNDIGNEEAFLAAIDETIKYFNDGDIVDGVIVKVDRDEVLLDIGYKTEGVIPSRELSIKHDVDPNEVVAVGDEIEALVLQKEDKEGRLILSKKRAQYERAWGTIEKIKEEDGIVTGTVIEVVKGGLILDIGLRGFLPASLVEMRRVRDLQPYVGKELEAKIIELDKNRNNVVLSRRAWLEQTQSEVRQTFLTTLQKGQVRSGVVSSIVNFGAFVDLGGVDGLVHVSELSWKHIDHPSEVVEVGQEVTVEVLDVDMDRERVSLSLKATQEDPWQQFARTHQIGQVVPGKVTKLVPFGAFVRVDEGIEGLVHISELAERHVEIPEQVVQVNDEIFVKVIDIDLERRRISLSLKQANESFGSDPASVEFDPTLYGMAASYDDQGNYIYPEGFDPETNDWLEGYETQREAWEGQYAEAQQRFEQHQAQVIKSREADAAAAAEGGDAAGAAPAAGGGSYSSEGADTSGALASDEALAALREKLAGGQS